The sequence ATGGCGATGTATTTAAAGTCTAAATAGTTGTAGATATCAACAACTTGAAATAGAGTATTtactaaattttccaattttagctCAAATTAGCCAGTTAGCAGTTTTACGAGAAAAAAGCTTCGAGAAAAGcaggagaagagacgcagacttttcaactaatttcgcATAGTTAAGAGtatgctgacgtcacatttttctggcggaaatattcccgcattttttgtagatcacaccgcaatgagacagcctgacaccacgtacAGTTTAGATTTACAGACTTTGTATACTCATAAAGTATGTGAATATGTATACGCCAGAAATTTCTtaacaaattatttgtttgATCTACATATTGGGCGATACTCTTTCTCCAattgttttctagttttttaattgtatcTTTAATGTTGTGCTTTATattattgagaaaatataGTAAgatcgcaattttttttgcacactatacagtttttgatctacctggtAAACTGTACTCAatccttcatttttttctctgtttttatTTCTACAGTTTTATAGCAACgtgtggtgtcagagtgccccatttcggtttgatctaagAATTTCGGGTATTTAgacgttttttgatttttcatgattgagagtgtgctgacgtcacattttctgTGCAAAAAACTCTGGCATTTTCTATAGATaccctttctttttttggtctATATAAATGACCTTCTTGATCTATTCCCCCCCGATGTTCACGTTATTGCATTTGCCGACGACCTCAAACTTTTCAGCAATAACTATCAAAGCTTGCGGTCAtctattaaaataattgaaaactggTGTAAAATTTGGCAGCTCAAGCTAgccgaaaataaaacaaaggtACTTCATGTTGGTAAGAAAAAcccaaaatataaatattatgtAAACGGACAAAAGATTGAATGTTTTTCTAAAGCCTGTGATCTTGGCATATGGGTCGATGATCAATTAACTTATGAAAAACACATTCTAGTCAAAGTAAATGCAGCAATGTTTAAATGCCGCCAAATACTCAAAAACTTTCGCTCTCTTAATATGATGTTCtacttcaaattatttaatacTTATATTAGACCAATTCTGGAATACGGATGTGAAATTTATCATCCTAAATCTGCTTCcctgaccaaaaaattagagcAGCCCCTACGTTACTTTTCTAGGTATGTTTTCAAGAGATGTAAAACTCAACACGATTCATATGAGCACCGCCTCATTCAGTCAAACCAGCAGTCCTTGAAGCACAGACGAGTCTTCCTTATATTGAAAACATTCCACAACAAAATAACCGGCAAATatcattttccaaatcaaGCCCTctatcttaaaaattcaaaatctcccCGGTTTCCATATCAAATGACTGCAATAGGCAAAACAAATAACAACAGTTTTCTCCACACACATCTTACAATATGGAATTTAGTAACAAAACATTTCCCGGTGCCAGTGTCAGGCTATACGTTCTCCAAGCGCATTTCTTGCCTCCCCCTTGAATCTTATGTATGATCTCATTTCCTCACTCATTTGTACATGATgtcatatttatttatttattttttttgttttctcatcAACTTTTCTTGGAAATCAATTGTATCATCTGACCTCGGGCATGTTCCAATCTGGTCACCTTATCATTCACATTTCTTACctcatctcatttttattACTCATCCACGTGTAGCATGAGGAAAAATTCAGTTTACCGGGCTGATAGATCAAACActaatttcctaaaaaatattgataataCATTTCTAGCACAAAAGTAGGAAAGTCCAGTGTACATAGCTCGTAGaacaaaactgattttttccaatttccaacaTACTTTTCTATTCCATTATTTGTAAGCAACGTTTCTTGTGAACAGAAAATGTCCCCCATTCTCTGTTGCGCTAGTCTCGATCGATACCATTTTTTATAGATGCGACATTTGTCGTAGTGTGCGTATATGTCGGTGCAAGGACGCTTTCTTTTTGTTTCCCAGTAAATATggtcaattatttttttcacaatgcGCAGTCCTTGTTCATTTGGCTTATCTAACTGATTTTCAATGctcttttttataaaaaatttatatattaatTTGAAcacttcaaaatcaaaatttattattaaatttcccattttcagatCTCTCATCATTCCAAGTTGCAACCATGTACAACATCACTCCAATTGTCCCAAAACTTACCAAGTACAACGTCGTCGTCGACATGCCTGTCTCCATGGAGCTCTCTGAGCAGAAAACCGCACCTCACAAATCGAACAAACTTGAGCTCATCGTCTTTGCCGGATTTGTTGTGCTTGCCGTCGTTACCTTCCTtgaaatccagaaaattatCTGAGCAGACAGTGAAAAACACCAATGAAGACTGTTGCATTTTCTCTTCTAAATATtgcctgattttttttttgtccaacCATCTGTAATAAATTTTGGTGAATCAACCTACAGGATGAAGTTTATCGCAAAAATTATATGACAGCTGGCACATTGCCACATTCCACAAATTGTGCTctggaaagttcaaaattaaaatttggtgtcaatcaatttttaaccatTCCCATTCTCccattaattttattttcaatattccttACAATGTgctaactgaaaatttccaaaaatgcaaaaagtcAAGCCACCtaggggactcgaacccctgaccttAAGATTAAAAGTCTCACGCTCTACCAACTGAGCTAAGGAGGCCCTTGGTCTGCAGGCAGATGTTGAAGGGAAGGAAACAACGGTGATGGACCATTTTCGGCGGACATGGAAGTCACTATGCCGTGTGTAGAAAAAGTGCAATACGTGTAAAAGCTATACGTTTTAGATGTTGGAGAATCTTACACAATGGCATTGCACAATAATGCAACAGCCTGGCCATGTATAGTTTTGTGATTGACGTATAATGCAATTTGCATTGTTTTgttcaatgatttttaaattttggatggcatattttttcatattttttaaaatacagttCGGAAAATTGACTTTGCATAAAAGAAAGTCACTACCCGTTTTGTTCAATCTTTTTGGGTCAGAGCGCTTGATGAACGACTTGTATACATCAACCGGTTCCTTATCAATACCTTCAGTTATGTTATTGCTTCACAAAATCTACTGCAAGTAGTTTTTGTGGGAAATTGGTCTGAGCTTCATACGTCACTATTCCCGTTGCTCTTTTTTTGCACCGCTAAAGCacatgtctgcgtctctcacatGTCACATGTTTCTGAAGTCTGAGCGAGCGTCTGTGCCTCTCACTGAACACTATCTTTTTTGAGAAGCAGcgtaatgaaaaaaaattcaatagctGCTGCATATCAGTGAGTGTGTCAGCTAATAGGGCTTCACGCGTTATTTCATCTTTTCATAAAAAGTTTCCCAGTGACTTCGCGGgatatgtttaattttttgaatgttttcctCCTTTATTAATTCAGTGAAAAGCTCAGTTAATTTAAGCCACATTGTGTCatgctgtcccattacggttttatctacaaaaattgcgggaatttttctccaaaaaaatgtgacgtcggtacgttcttaaccatgcgaaatcagtggAGAAGTCTGCTTATAAATTCTGCCTTCCAATTCTCGTAGATTTACGTAgttcaaaccaaaatgggacactctgacccTACGTGCTACGTTGTTAAATGCAACCTCGTTTGACGACTAATTGCGTATatatacagtgctggccaaaaagatatccactttcagttttttgacaatttcgatattttttccaatgggcataacttcaaaactaggaaaggtatcaaaaaattttcaactggtaAAATGTAGCTCGTGATCAGGCCTATGTATTTTTACATGTTGCAATTATTCATCCATCACATGGCAAGTAATAAAGCGGCGGGCATCTCGTGAGTCCGTTTTTGACGATGATTACTAAAACGACTGTAACtcaagaaacatatttttaatgaaaggtttgagaaagtaacaaaatgtttatttaatttttcattgtttgaaCATATCAACTTTGTCCTAAAAcctccatttaaaaaaatgtgtgcgctGAAACTAGTGTCTCATTAGACACTGTTTAGAggctttgttcaaaaatcaggtttcttggattgaaaatctttttccgacaatttttgtgaagaacTGATGTTGTTATTATATTTGAACTACATATTAACCAATAaacagaattcagaaaaaaaaatctactatttttgagaaatgagCTCGATATTACTCTACACTTCTCTTCTTTAAACTCTCTTGTCTTTTTCAATGGAGGTTTCAGGACGAAGTTAGTATgttcaaacaataaaaaattatataaacatCGTGTTACTTTCTAAAAAccttccattaaaaatatgtttctcgagttacagtcgttttagtaatcatcatcaaaagcggactcacgagatgtcggccgctttatCACTTGCCATGTTTTGGGTGAATAATTTAATCATGTAAAAATACATAGGCCTGATCACGAGCTACATTTTAccagttgaaacttttttgatagctttccTAGTTTTGGAGTTATGctcaatggaaaaaatatcgaaatcatcaaaaaacagaaagtggatatctttttggccagcactttatatatatatatatatatatatatatatatatatatatgtatataattTATTATGGGATACAATACTAAATGAAAAGTACGTTATATACATAAATacgtaatatttttaattcagcaaaaaatggtACGAATcatttgcaaaagaaaaacggccGAGGACAAGCCAAACgcatttgaattcaaaaaagtcaacaaaGGTCTAACTTCTCCCAGTGATGGCCCTTTTGTCATAGCACATTTTCCTAAAAACATGATTTGGGAAATTGACCAagaggtaatttttttaaagaggattagcgccagtggggaaattgcttcaaaacatgcctatggtaccacaatgaccaaatatcacagttaaaaatttgaaatattttttctaaattttatattatttttcgaaaatcaacaaaaaaaacccaaattgCATCAAATCcccatttgaattaccgccaatagttCGATGCTCGATAGAGCGCGCTTGccattttattaaattttttattcatcaatttctctcatttttgactgatttttcatgttttttctagaaattttactggaaataaattgaaaaattcaagataattgtaatttttttcattaaaaagcGGGCGCTAAAGCCTAAACCTGTGAAATAGATTTGTTCAGGCTAAACGTCGTTGAAAAACGttctttctttgttttcagttattttcagTGGACAATCtacatttatcttgaatttttcattgaatttctagtaaaatcacacaaaaaaacatgaaaaataagtcaaaaatgagagaaattgatgaataaaaattaaaaaaggcaagcgcgctccatcgaacatcgaACTATTGGAGGTAAATCAAATGggaatttgatgcaattcgagatttgttcatttttcaaacaatcatataaaatttagaaaatttttaaaaatttttttactatgattttTGGTCATGGTCTTTGTGGTACCATAAGCAtcttttaaagcaatttttccaatggcgctactccatctttaattATCAAGAACTGGTCGGGTTCAGTAATCAAAATTGACCCACTatctttcaaaacaaattaaaaattttcagacatcaaACGAAAAGTACATTGCGTATTTCCCAACAATAGTTTCTTCGCCCGATACAAAGCGACTGATGGAAAATGatcagctgaaaatgttgTATGAGAAACTTCGCGATCACAAATCCGGCCCACTGAAAACACaggtttttttgcttttttttttttgaaatgaatttttctcattttcggaattattttgtcaattttctctGGAGCTGGAAAATCCGACGTCGTCggtttttacaaattttaaatttttccgatgTGTAGGTTTTCACGTCGCCCGACATTTTGCGAGTTTGGTTActcattataaaattgaatagaGCTTATGAGTATAGTGAGTGGctaaactcggaaattgtcggcagACTTGAAACTCTTCTTATtggtatattttcaaaattttgaaaaccggacACCGTACGTCCGGTCCGGACGTTGTACGTTCAGATTTGCGACccctaaatttttcattgaaaatatacaaaaaatataaaaattcctttttcgTGGAAAAGTGTGACCCAAAAGCGTAAAAAAGAAACCAAGATAGAAGCagagccaatttttcaaaataattatactTTTTCATGAATTGGAAATAATCATAATAAAACGAATCTTTTAGATAGATTAAACTAGAAATAgtcgaatttgaaattttaacagtgCATTCTCACACTACTTCCGAGGGCtttaaaattgctccaaaagtaaactttatcaaattttaaagaaaaaaacgggaattccaacaataaattaattatGTATGTTTTCAGATCGATGGGACAAATTTTGTGGCAGTTGAACAAGATGCTGAGCCACACCAGGTTAGATATTTGTTTCTTTCTcgatttgtttgaaattttaatgctTATGTAGATCGAATCGATTCAATTGCTACCAAATGgcaatctgaaattatattgGCCTGTTATATGTAGAGATGAACTGGAAGAAGACACAAACAAAGAATttaatgaaatgaaaaaagaccTTTACGAGACAAAACGCGAATTAACAGAAGTTCGAATATCACTGATGAATTTGGAAGCGGAACACAGAACACTCCAAACTAACTGTAACAGAAAGGATACCCAACTTTTCGAACGCCACGAGGAAATCCAGCAACTCAAAGACCACATTCAATGGAAGTCAAAAGATACTGAGGTGGCTGCCAAAATGGTTTTCCAGATGCAGAACAAGCATAAGGAGGAAGTTGAAAAGTACACTTCAACGATCTCGAAGTTGAAAGAGGAAGTTGTAGCCAAGGACAAAGAAATTGTTGAGAACAAAACTGCTAATGATAATATGGTATCTGCACTTTTGGGTTTGATAAACAAGCAACGAAGAGTTGGGACCTAGATTgcattggtgagtttttttcaggttttttaatTAACATGGGTATGTACGTGGCCAAAAATATATgcatttaaaggtggagtagcgccagggagcattttgtctaaatacatttttaataattcgaaacaaccgaatattataataaaacacttcaaaaagttttttcggcAGTGTACCTGACTTCCAGATCCGCAGTAcattgaagaacggatcgtcttttaatccttttaatttttaaacaatcgaagttttggcaaattgccaaattttttaaacgaatgaGATTCCTAGATTGTCTTAAAATAAATGACAAGAGAGGGTAAAGCCGTACAGATAGCTGATAAAGTTATTGttagcaaaatttgataaGTGGGTTGTGAGAAACATGTCTAGAAAATTTCGTAACGAAAACTCACCCGGTTGCTCAGAAAAGAGCTCAGAAGCCTTCTGGAAACAAACAATAGGGAAAAGCCAAGTACAAATTCATCTttaaaatggctcaaaaaagTGCGAAATGTAGGAAAATGCACCAGAATGTGAAATGATGTGTAATTTACCAGATTTGGAAGTTTGGTGAGCATTGGAAATGCAGTAGCTTCAAAACGGGCTTCAAGGTactaaaatgtgaaaattggaaggaTTCCTGTTTCATCTTTATTCGATGatatgaaaaccaaaaaatatactGGCAAAACATGTGATTGAATGTTATTCAACGTgacacttttcgaaaaatcgaacttttcgtgaaaaattctgaaaatctgaggGAGCCCCATAGCAGTTGGGcggtcaatttttcaactttttgctcttttgctCTCAATTGTTGAGCAATCAGAACGAAACTGTAGGTACATAGGTTTTTTGATATGCTGAATCCAATTCCCGCATTAGTTTTCCccgaaaaagttcgaaaatatCCGAAATCCCTAAAGTTAGGGGTGTCCCAGTTGGACGCACTATATGTGCGCTATAATATATGTGTAGACGTATACCATTTTGCAATGTTTCAGACGGATGCACGTGTTTCCTGCGTATTCAATCAACAAAACCAATCacacaaaaatgcaaaaatttctgGCATTCAACTTTCAAACCGTCTTCTTCCATTCCCTGAACATGTTCCTCgcccattttatttttattcacaacTCTCTTGCTGGATAGGTCCGAACGTCGTCTAATGTTATTAACTTTTGTATTAGAACAtgtcactgcaacttttttcgaacgagggctgagaaaaaatgcgaaaaatcggtgtttgcacacaataCACCGCATTTTACGACATTTTCTACTTGCTTtcttttcttgtgttttttaccgatttttcttgtgttttcttattaaaactgataaatacatattttttgttaatgctaaaataatttccagatgaaaaattgtgaattcagccggcaagtagcggtgaaagtggtcaatgtaatatgatggattacgggaatacaaaacccaaacttttccccaaacatgatacatatgatgtttagatgctaaaagtacctgattttcataatgagaccgctgaaaaagttttgagattttcaaaattcaacttttttggtaaaaaagtcgagattttggcacaaaatgttgaattttgataATCTAAAAACTCTTTTAGctgtctcgttatgaaaatcaggtactaTCAGCATCTTAAAAGCATATATattatgtttcagaaaaagtttgggttttgtattcccgtaatccatcatattacattgcccactttcactgctacttgccgactgaattcacaattttttcacttggaaattgttttagcatctgcaaaaaatatttatttatttgttttgataagaaaaaacggaaaaaatcggtgaaaaatgaaagaaaacacgcagaaaacaaagcacgataaatggccgctgaaatttgtcggggactcgccatggcctagaaacctttttgcctcgtccctcgttcgaaaaaagttgcagtgcatGTGCAACCATTCTTTTCTAGCTCTctgattgaaaataaattgttcaaaatacaTTGATTTTCTCagcatatttattttgaaattaatatgtttcgttttttcttcgaggttgtttaattattttcaatgtttccatGATTGAATGAATATTTCCACTTTTATAACAGAATTCCCATAActaaaattcgaagaaaatattttttggaaaatgaatgTATTTTTGGAATGGCAGATGCTCCATGAGAATagaatatttttcttgttttcttttcatttgaGATAGTCGTTTGTTGGCAGTTAGTGTTATTTATTAGTtgccaaaacaaaattttcaatatcaaaTGTTCAGTATGATTCTCAAAATCCAAGAAACTGTTTTAAGAAAATCCATCATACCTTCCAATGGTTGATTAGTAGAGGTGAGTAGACAAGTAGAAGACAGCGCGGGAGTGTGGGTTCGAACCAACGACCCCCATATGTAGGCCTGTTGAATGGGTCGAGATGGGTCGACCCGCGACTCAATTTTGGGTCGGAGTCGACGTCCCCGAcccattttcggaaaatgtccgaaattgaaaaaaaagtttgttttgttGTAAATCGTGTTTAAACGTTGACTCTTATGCTTGTTTGTATCGAAAATagggtatgttttttttaattgatgaaaatacgataattttataattttcagcttttacacgtgttttttgacaaaaaatagtttttcaagtttttgataattttctgttaaattttgaaaaaatgggtcGGGGCATGACCCCGACCCAAAAAGTGGGTCGGGGCCACGACCCCGACCCAAATAATGGGTCGGGGTCGCGTCCCCGACCCAAAAGTGGGTTGGGGATGTGACCCCGACCCCGACCCGGccgacccaaaaaaaatggggCGACCCACTCCACAGGCCTACCCATATGGGTCGGTTTGGAACCAGCGCCTTGTACCACTCGGACGCCCCCGCGCCGGAAAAGCATGAACACTGTGAAGGTGGAATGTGGAATGGAATCACGTTGTGAAACCCAAACCTAGCTCGAGCTAGAATTTCCTTGTTTTTAAGCGGCAAAATGGTCTCGACGTGGAAATGTTTCATGGgtgttccaaaaattgtagGAGTGACTTAACTGGTTTTTAGCATTTTCTCAGCAgtgttattaatttttgtaaagtgatttttgtaaaatgcaCTTTTAACGAACTAAAACTGTCTTCCAATCAATAAAACACACGAAGCTTGATTAAATGTTTTGCACAATTTTACAATTCATGTatagttaaatttaaaaaacggagaaactaaaaaaaattggttcaaaaatttgaaaaaaaatttagttcaaaaaaaaattctcgaatcaaataaaaacgaaCAGAAATgcgattgaattttttatcacaCGTGTCTGAGTCTTTCTGTATAACCATACCATAAAAACTACGCGAGAGAAGTGCACCCTTCCATTTCGTTCATAAACGTTTCCTttcattttaatgttttattttgtttcttctCTTCATGAAATCATTTCAATTACTGATAACGGCGGACTCCCCCACCctccgttttttaaaaataatttttcatgtttttctgaGTGAAATATATGCTTATTAAATTTGCTTTTGTAAGTTGAGCTTGTTTTGAGAAATACATTTTGGATCTGACAATAGAGAATTATGGAATAGCAAGGTGATGgggatttttattttgaaactacttcaaaatatatcttaatagaattttccaaaatcctctaaatttcccaaaaatttaaggcaatctttaaaaatttgaccaGTTAAGAgcatttttgcatatttataATAATTGGTAACTTTAGCACCGTTTTTGTGATTGCAATCTTTTCTTTTACCAGAACTAGGTTTCcttaattttcataattttttggttttcagatTACTGTCAGCAGTTAGCAAGTTATAATCCTATACTTTATTTTGACGTTTGTTCACAGTATGACATTGTAGGCTCATTTGTGTGCAAATAGATTTGCTGTAAATACCTAATTTTGTACTTCCCATTCCAATAAATTCAAGGCATATACATAtaagtttcaataaaatccaCTGCTTCACGGAAGATTTGTTGGCATggtaattttatcaatttcatagcccttttttgcgttttttttgtttcagctcCTGAGAACGTCACAATTTTAATCCGCTCAAACAAGTTAGTTTCAGTTTTATATGAGTGTGAAAGTTgctcacaaaaattgaaattatttaagttttttctgaattaaaaaaatgttcccttTTTGTCAGTATACCCATAAATATCACATTTTCTTAAAACCCATGTAAATCGGGTAATATTGCAAATTGAGATCAACACATTGAC comes from Caenorhabditis elegans chromosome X and encodes:
- the F23A7.1 gene encoding uncharacterized protein (Confirmed by transcript evidence), whose amino-acid sequence is MYNITPIVPKLTKYNVVVDMPVSMELSEQKTAPHKSNKLELIVFAGFVVLAVVTFLEIQKII
- the F23A7.3 gene encoding Crinkler (CRN) family protein (Confirmed by transcript evidence), yielding MVRIICKRKTAEDKPNAFEFKKVNKGLTSPSDGPFVIAHFPKNMIWEIDQETSNEKYIAYFPTIVSSPDTKRLMENDQLKMLYEKLRDHKSGPLKTQIDGTNFVAVEQDAEPHQIESIQLLPNGNLKLYWPVICRDELEEDTNKEFNEMKKDLYETKRELTEVRISLMNLEAEHRTLQTNCNRKDTQLFERHEEIQQLKDHIQWKSKDTEVAAKMVFQMQNKHKEEVEKYTSTISKLKEEVVAKDKEIVENKTANDNMVSALLGLINKQRRVGT